The Stutzerimonas stutzeri DNA window CCTGCGCATCCAAATCCTGCTGACCGACATGCGCGGCGCACGTGGACGCCAGTACCCGCCCTTGCGGGTCGATGACGAACAGTTCGGACAGGTCGGGGAGCTGAGCACGCTTCTTTTCCAGCAGGTCGTTATCCATATGAGCCAGCCCTTCGCCCAGGCTCGCGGCCAGGTCCGCCAGATGGTCCCAGTGAGCGCTCACCCAGTTCTGCAGGATGCGCACGCGGGACTGCGCAACGCCTTCGAACACCTGCTCGATGGCGGGATACACACCACGGTTCAACCAGCAGGACCAGCCCATCGACAGCTTGCCGGTACGTCCCAGCCAGGGCAGCCAGTGACGTTCACTAGGGGAAAGTTGCATTTGGAGGCTTTGAAGCTGGGTCACCGGGCAGTCCTTGATGATCGGAAAGACATACTGGCCAATTGCAATTAGCAGACCAGCAAGCGATCAGGCCACGGCTGCGAGCACAGGCTCCCCTGTGCGCCAGGACCGCTCATGTTCGCCTCATAAGCTGCTAGACCGGTGAATGGCGCCCCGCATCGGAAAGCGCTCTGCGTAGCGGGTGCGTCGAAACGCCGCGGGCAGGTCCTCGGCGTTATGCCGACATAAGCGCACCAAATTAGAGACCTGGTGAATTGGCCGGTGCATCACTGTGCACCAGCATGGCGCACGCTTACCCTCAACTGGCTGGGCGCAGCACGCCGATCAGTGAATCCAGCGAATAGCCCAGACGAGGTGCCAACGCTTCGGCACGCGATCGCAGGCCCGCCAAATCCAGCTGCTGTTCCAGATCGGCCGGCACCAGCACCACCACGTTGCCCTCCTTCACCGGGCATTCCCAGTAGTGCCGGTGATACAGGCCACGCAACAGGGCAGCTCCCAGCGGCCTGTCGTCGTCGGTGCCCCATTGGTTGATGACGAGCCACCCGCCCGGGTTGAGCTTTTCCTGGCAGCGTTTGAGAAATGACCAGGCCAGATGCGCCGCGTCCGGCCCCGAGTCGTTGTAGAGGTCGACGAATATCAAATCAGCCGTTTCCGCGGTTTCCAGCAGCTCGGTCGCATCTCCGATGCGGATGTACAGTCGCGGATCGTTCTGCAACCCCAGGTATTGCATGGCCAGCTCCGGCACCGCCGGGCGCAGCTCGATGACCTCGACGTCCTCCAGCGGCAGGAAATTGAGGCAGGCCTGGGTCAGATTGCCCGCTCCCAGACCGAGAAACAGCGCGGTTTCCGGCTGTGGATGGCAGAGCCCGCCGAGCAGCATGGCACGGGTGTAGTCATATTCGAGCCAGGCGGGATCGGCGATGAACACGCAGCTCTGCTCGACTGCTGCGCCGAATTCGAGAAAGCGGTAGTCACCGACCTCGAGCACACGGATGAGCCCGAACGCATCGCGCACTTCAGCGAGCAACCGTTCCTCTTTTTTCATCTGCTAGCTCCCGCAAAGTCTATGGCCGCTATGTGCCAGCGAAGGCGCATCTTACGCAGGCCCATAGGCCATCGCTATCTCCGGGCGCCGGATGCATCAGGTAAACTCGCGCCATTCATCTTTCGATCTGGAATGACCATGAGCCACGCCTGGAGCCCCGACAGCTGGAGAAACAAGCCGATTCAGCAGCAACCCGAATATCCGGATGCCGAGCACCTCAAGCGCGTCGAGCGCACGCTCGCCGGGTTGCCGCCGTTGGTCTTCGCCGGCGAGGCGCGGGAGCTCAGGCGGCAGTTCGCCGAGGTCACGCGCGGGCGAGCGTTCCTGCTGCAGGGCGGCGACTGCGCCGAGAGCTTCGCCGAATTCTCGGCGACCAAGATTCGCGACACCTTCAAAGTGCTGCTGCAGATGGCAATCGTCATGACCTTCGCCGCCGGCTGTCCGGTGGTGAAGGTCGGACGCATGGCCGGTCAGTTCGCCAAGCCACGCTCGGCAGGTGATGAAACCATCGACGGCGTTACGCTGCCGGCGTACCGCGGCGACATCGTCAACGGCATCGACTTCAACGCCAAAAGCCGTGTACCCGATCCGGAGCGCCTGCTGCAGGCCTACCACCAGTCCACTGCCAGCCTGAACCTGCTGCGCGCCTTCGCCCAGGGCGGTTTCGCCGACTTGCATCAGGTGCACCAGTGGAACCTCGATTTCATCGCCAACTCGCTGCTGGCCGAGAAGTATCACCAGCTCGGCGCGCGCATCGACGAAACACTGAAGTTCATGCGTGCCTGCGGCCTGGACGGCGCGCCGCAGCTGCGCGAAACCAGCTTCTTCACCGCCCATGAAGCACTGCTGCTCAATTACGAGCAGGCCTTCGTGCGCCAGGACAGCCTCAGCGGCGGCTGGTACGACTGTTCCGCGCACATGCTGTGGATCGGTGATCGCACCCGTCAGCTGGACGGCGCTCACGTGGAGTTCCTGCGCGGCGTCGGCAACCCCATCGGGGTGAAGGTCGGCCCCAGCATGGATACGGATGAGCTGATTCGCCTGATCGACATCCTCAATCCGCAGAACGACCCCGGCCGCCTGAACCTGATCGTGCGCATGGGTGCCGACAAGGTGGAAGCTGGCCTGCCACGCCTGGTGCGCGCGGTGCAGAACGAGGGACGCCAGGTGTTGTGGAGTTCCGACCCGATGCATGGCAACACCATGAAGGCATCCAGCGGCTACAAGACGCGAGACTTCGAGCGCGTACTTGCCGAAGTCCGCCAGTTCTTCGACGTGCACCGCGCCGAAGGCAGTTATCCGGGGGGCATCCATATCGAGATGACCGGGCAGAACGTCACCGAGTGCATCGGTGGCTCGCGCCCGATCACCGAGGCCGGCCTCTGCGATCGCTACCACACCCATTGCGACCCGCGCCTGAACGCCGACCAGTCGCTGGAAATGGCCTTCATGATCGCCGAAACCCTGAAGCAGGTCCGACCGGACTGAGCCTCTCGGCCCCTCTGCGCGGGCAGCACCGCCCGCGCGCACGAAACGAAACCCCGCCGGCCCTGTCCGCCTAAGTAGGGGCCGCGCGGGTTCAGTCCGCACGGCCCCGCTTTCGATAGCGCAGTTTCGAAGAGGACGAAAATGGCGGAATCATCTCAAGGCCGGGGCGCCGTACTGGCCGCGTGGATCGGCCTGATCCTGGGCCCACTGCTGTTGCTGGCCTGCATCCTAACCGACCCACCCGGCGGCCTTT harbors:
- a CDS encoding spermidine synthase — translated: MKKEERLLAEVRDAFGLIRVLEVGDYRFLEFGAAVEQSCVFIADPAWLEYDYTRAMLLGGLCHPQPETALFLGLGAGNLTQACLNFLPLEDVEVIELRPAVPELAMQYLGLQNDPRLYIRIGDATELLETAETADLIFVDLYNDSGPDAAHLAWSFLKRCQEKLNPGGWLVINQWGTDDDRPLGAALLRGLYHRHYWECPVKEGNVVVLVPADLEQQLDLAGLRSRAEALAPRLGYSLDSLIGVLRPAS
- a CDS encoding class II 3-deoxy-7-phosphoheptulonate synthase translates to MSHAWSPDSWRNKPIQQQPEYPDAEHLKRVERTLAGLPPLVFAGEARELRRQFAEVTRGRAFLLQGGDCAESFAEFSATKIRDTFKVLLQMAIVMTFAAGCPVVKVGRMAGQFAKPRSAGDETIDGVTLPAYRGDIVNGIDFNAKSRVPDPERLLQAYHQSTASLNLLRAFAQGGFADLHQVHQWNLDFIANSLLAEKYHQLGARIDETLKFMRACGLDGAPQLRETSFFTAHEALLLNYEQAFVRQDSLSGGWYDCSAHMLWIGDRTRQLDGAHVEFLRGVGNPIGVKVGPSMDTDELIRLIDILNPQNDPGRLNLIVRMGADKVEAGLPRLVRAVQNEGRQVLWSSDPMHGNTMKASSGYKTRDFERVLAEVRQFFDVHRAEGSYPGGIHIEMTGQNVTECIGGSRPITEAGLCDRYHTHCDPRLNADQSLEMAFMIAETLKQVRPD